DNA from Agathobaculum sp. NTUH-O15-33:
GTCTCGCGACCGGTGCGGCAGGATGAGGCCCGGCAATATGCCAAAACGCTGGCCCAAAGCGTCGTCACCGAGGATATGGACGAAACCGCCAAGCTGCGAGCGCTGCACGATGCGCTGATTCGCCAGTGCCGCTACGATACCGATACGGCGGAGAGCGAGCGCCGTGTCGGCTCTTCCGCGCCGTTTGCGGCCGATGGCGCGCTTTTGGATCATAAGGCCGTGTGCGCGGGCTACGGGCGCGCATACGCCATGCTGTGTGAAGCGGTAGGCATTCGCGCGGTCTATGTCACCTCGGAGGAGATGGATCACGGCTGGAATGCTGTGCGGCTGAACGGAACCACCTATTATATCGACTGTACCTTCGACGACCCCGTGCCCGACCGGGGGGAATATGTCTTTTCGGAGTATTTTATGCGCACCGGTGACGAGCTTGCCAAAACGCATGTTTGGGATCGCTCGTTTTATGAACGATTACTCGACAACCTCGGATAAAATATTTTAAAAATTTTCTTGACAATCCCGCATGTGTGGCTTATAATAAGATACGTCGCCGACGAACGGTCGACAGGAGAGAAAATGGCGGTATAGCTTAGTTGGCTAGAGCGTCCGGTTCATACCCGGAAGGTCATTGGTTCAAGTCCAATTACCGCTACCACTTTTCTTTGGCCCGTTGGTCAAGCGGTCAAGACACCGCCCTTTCACGGCGGTAACGCGGGTTCGATTCCCGCACGGGTCACCATTTGGGAGTTTAGCTCAGCTGGGAGAGCATCTGCCTTACAAGCAGAGGGTCAGCGGTTCGAGCCCGTTAACTCCCACCAAAGAAAAAGTTCCGATAATCAGGTTATTTGCTTGGTTATCGGAACTTTTTTTATTATTTCGTTACTACTTTCCGCATTCCTGCTTCGCACTCTTCGCCTGCCTTTTGCACGCTTTTAATGCCTTTTTCTAGTTTCGGTGTTGCACCTACTGTTGCACCTATGGCGGCAATCTTCTCCGCCGCGCTTGATAGCGTGTCCTCGCGCATATGGGTGTAAATTTTTGATGTAAGGACAATGGACGAATGCCCCATCAAGTATTTTGCCACGTTGAGCGGCACACCGGCGGATTCCAAGTCGGTACAATAGGTATGGCGAAAGCAGTACATATCCAGATCGGACGCAATTACGCTTTTTACAATAACCGGAACCCCGTATCGCGTCTTGGTTTTTCCGTCTGCATTCTTTTCGGTTTCAGCACCTAACGCCAGATCCATTTCCCGTTTGAAAATCGACCACGCGCGCCGCATAGATGTGTAGCTAAAATACTCACCGCGCGTATTGGTTAACACAAAGGCATCCAGATTGTCGGGGAACTTGAAGGAATCCCATAACATTGGAGGAATGGGAATGTTGCGCTTTCCTGCCGAGGACTTTGGTTCTCCGATTGTTCCACTTTTTTTAACAGCATGGCGAATCATCAACCGCCGATTCACTTGATCGATATCACACCATCGCAAAGCGGCTGCTTCTTGAGGCCGTAGACCGCAGCAGAGCATTAGTTTTATGGCTAGGCCAAACCTATTCGTCTCAGCAACGGAAAGCGCAGCAGCGCGCTCCTCCGTCGTAATGGTGCGGTGCGTGCCGTCCGTTGCTTTGGGGGCGCTAATATCCTCGGACGGGTCGCGCCGAATAACACCGTCCTTAACGGCCTGATGGAATATGGCCCGAATCGTCACAAGCAGCTTATCACAATGGGTTTTTGATTTCCCGGCCTGATTGTTCATTATCTCTTGCAAATTTGTGGGGCGAACGTTTTTCATTTTTAAAGGGCCGATGATGGGGATGATGTGGTTGTCGATGCGCGCGGTATATGCGTGGTAAACGCTGTCAGAAACCGTGGTCGACTTATACGTTTTTGCCCAGCGTATGGCATAGTCTGCGACCCGAATATCGTCGCCAATCAGTAACGATCCGTCTTCACGTTCCTGCTGTGCCTTTGCGGCCTTTTTGTCTGCATCGCGCTGGCTGACGGAGGAACGAACATAGTACCGCTTGCCCTCAAATGTGTATGTAGCGGTGTAAAGCTTTTTCTTTTTGTCTTTAGGCATAAAAATAACCCCTTTCTTCCCATAAAAAAGTATGGTAAAATGGGGGTAGATGTTTGGACGGCTAATCTTTACATCTACCCTTGTCCCGCTTACCGGTTGCAGCCGGTGGGCGGGATTTTTTTATTGAACGGAAATATCGACGGGAGTTTGCGGAACTATAGTCGATATTGCATGCTTATATATCATCTCCTGTGCTCCGCCAGCTAGAACCATGATAACGTTGCTGTCGAATCCGGTTACGGTACATTTAATCTGGAACCCGTTTGTTAGAAAGATGGTTACTGGTGTGTGATCTTTCCGCACGGCGTTTAATAATTTGTCCTGTAGGTTAACAGGTGTCTTACTATCCATTTTTAAATCTCCTAAAGCCACATCCGGCTTGAAACTGGTGGCACAAAGGCGGATTTTGTGCCACGATCTGACGAATAATCAGCGTTTGTGTTCATATGCCATTTTAATTTGGGAAGTATTGCTTGCGTAGGAAAACTTATTCCATTGATAGCATTCTGACGTAGTGGTAGTATATATATAGAAAGTGGGTATCTTGTTAATGACTAACATAACGTGTTAATGGTGGACGACCTGTGGTACGAAAAAACGTACTTTGGTAATAGTTAAACAATATACCGCAAAGGGGATGGTTGTTATGCTTTATATGCGGAATAAGTGCAAAAAACGTGATAAACTGTTTTTTGAACCTAGCGTCCGATAAAAATAGGCATTGAAAATCGCATAAGATGGTGGTATTATAAATACACCAAACGAATCGAACGTTCGTTCGATAAAATAAAGGATTGTGTAGGCTCACCGCTGGCGGCGAGGGGAAGGAGAATATTTATGACAGGCATAAACAAAAAGAATGAAAGACGGGCGATCGGGCCTGTACATAGAGCATATAACGAGGGATATCGGCAAGCCATAATTAGTGCGGTACAAGCGAATGATGATTCTCGATTTCTGGAATCGGTGTGTATGCATATACGATGTTTAGAGCGTGTGCTAAAAACTAAATAATGTCCTACTTTTTGTTAAGGTCGCTAATCAATCTTTTGATGGCGGCCTTTTCATTTTCCTCAAGATTCCAATATGCTTGCAGCATTTCACGTACGGATTCGTCTCCAGAAAACTCAATCTCAGTTAGAAGCTGGTGAAACTCTTCGTCCTTGGATAGCGGCGCTGTCATCTCGCCCTCTCCGGTGCGAAGCCAATTCTCGTCTATTTGATATTCAGAGCAAATCAATTTACACATATAATCTTTCAGTTCTGCACGTCCGCGCTCAAGATTGTTTATGACATCTCGGCTAACGCCGATTTTTTTTCCAAACTGGGCCTGAGATAAATTAACATGCAATCTTATCTCTTTAATTCGTTCATATTCAGACATTCTTATATCACCTCCTGATATTTGTTATTATACATACTTTATATGAGTCTGTCAACCCAAAAGCGGAATATATTTTCGAGTGATGGGGTTGACAAACTCATGCAATGAGCCTATAATGGGTTTAACAACTCAAGGAGGTGAGACCGGTGACTCAAGTTAGACAGCCCAACACATGCGAGTCGGACAAGGCAAACGATATAACAGAAATGGCAAAGATGGCAAAGCAATTTGACAGGTTGTCCGAAGAAGAACGTCTTTATATTAAAGGAGCCTTGGACATGGCAACACTTGCATCCAAAAGAATTGCCAAAAGCAAGAAAGGAGCGTAGACCATGCGAAAAACATCATTAGACCCACGAACGCTGGAAACCCGGTTGAGGGAGCGCGCGAAAGGGAGTGATTTTTGTACCTATGCAGATATTCAAGCGGTCGTTGACTGGTCGTACCACCAAGCGCGTAGCCACATAAACCCCGCGCTCGACCCGATTCCGCATTCAAAGCCTCACCGTTTTTTAATTCAGCATGTGGCACAGGTAATAGCGGAAGGGCGCGCATCATGAACCCCTACCACGCCACCGCCGCAACCCTCACCGTCGCCATAGTCATGCTGGCCGGTCAATCCGACATGGGCGCGCCTATCTGGCAAACCGCCCTTGGCCTAACCGCTTGCGGTATCATAGGCGCGGCGGCATGGGTACGGTACTATCGCGCTAAGGAGGACAAGCGACACCACGAGCAAACGGAGAGGAGGCACAGCGCGTGAAGCACACGACCTGCCACGAGCGCCGCACGATCATTACAAAGATGCAGCGCGACCTAGTGGCAAAAGCAATGCTGGCCGCAAAGGACGGCGACAAGTACCGGCAGGCAGGGGCACGGAGAATAAGCAAAGCGCATCTGACACCGGACGAGTTCTTTGCCACGTGTCGGCCCGGCTATCAGATCAGGGTGCGCCCAGACGGCACACCAGAGTATTACATACCGATGGGAGAGAGCGAGGTGGTGCTCGACGAGACAAAAATTGCCGCCCACAGTGGTAGCAACACTGTAAGCGGCGAGGAAGAGTATTTATAACCTAATAATAAGCGCATGGAGGCGAATTGTCAAGTGAATATGTATTTGGAACCGGCGACAGAACCCGCCGTGCGAGTAGATCAGGACAAAATAAACCGCTATTACGACATGGTAGAAGGACAAACCGCGATCGAGATGTTTCTTGCGGACTACAAAAAGCTGTTTCCGCAGGAGATCGATGCGTTTTTGTTTGATCTGTCGCTGGCGGTGCAGGACGAAACGGAGGAACAGGATGAATCTTTTTGAAAAAATGGCGGCTGTCATGCAGGATGTACAGTACCTTGCGAAGGACAACCGCGTTGAATTTAAATCGACGAATTACAAAGCGATATCAGAGGAAAAGGTAACTAGCGCGATGCGTAAGGCATTGCTGCAGCACGGTCTTGTGGTATTCCCGGTTGAGCAGGAGCGGACGCGAGTAGGCACGATCACGTCAGTTGATGTGAAATACCGGCTCCAAAACGTAGACGACCCGGAGGACTACGTTATTGTGGCATCTGCTGGCGACGGCGCAGACACTCAAGACAAGGGCGCGGGTAAGGCTATGACCTATGCCTACAAGTACATGTTTTTGCGGACGTTCGCGGTACCGACCGGCGAAGACCCGGACAAGATATCCTCCGCTGAACTGGACGCAAAGACGGCGGTCGAGCCTCTGGTGGGCGAGGTCGAGATCGAAACACTAAAAAAAGTGGTGAGAGCGCTGGGGGCAAAAAGCGCAAACGAATTTAAGCGCATTACGGGCGTAGCCCTGAAAGACCTACCCGGTATGACAAAAAGCCAATGGGGCGTGCTGATGGCGCAGTTAAATCAGCAGATGGACGACGCACAGCACAAGGCGGCCATGGCGGACGGTGATAGCGCGTGACGCATCTATTTGACAAAGCCAAAATGCAGCGCGATGAGGACGGCAAAAACTGGCTATGTCTGCGAGTGAAAAACGCGCCGATGGCACGCAACGAGACTGGGCATTTAAAGCCCGACAAAATCTACTCCGCTGAAATCAAGCTACACCGCGAGAGGCGCAGCGGACGTGCAAATGCGTATGCATGGGAACTAATGGGTAAACTGGCCGCCGTTACAGGCATTGCACGGGAGGAAATCTACCGGGAATACATACCGGATGTCGGGGACAATTTTCGCGCGGAATACTGCCCGGATGAAAAACTAAGGGATTTGGTATGCAGCCTATGGCGGCAGCGCGGCCTTGGCTGGGTAACGGAGAATGCGGGTGGCGGCTGGTTGCTTTGTTATTACGGCAGTAGCACCTACGATTCGGATCAGATGGCACGACTGATAAATCTGATCGTGCAGGACTGCCAAGAACAAGGAATTGAAACAGCGACACCAGAGCAGCAAAGCCGCTGGCTCGGAGATTGGAAACCACAGGAGCGCGCATCATGAAGAGTAAACGGACAAAGGCGCTTGAAATAAGCGCGGCGGTCAAGCGGCATGCTTACGAGCGGGACAAGGGCTGTTGTGTGCTTTGCGGGTCGCCAAATGGATTGCCCAACGCCCACTACATAGGCCGCGCACAAGGCGGCTTAGGCATCGAGAAGAACGTGGTTACGCTTTGCCCGGAGTGTCACCGAGAGTATGACCAGACGGCGCGGCGCGAGGAGATGCGCCAAGAGCTGCGGGACTATCTGCGAGGTTTTTATCCTGACTGGGACGAAAACGAACTAATTTATCGAAAATGGGAGATGTAAATCATGACACGAGAGCAGAAAATCGATATTTGCACTATGCGAATAGATGGAAGAACCTTGCCATATATCGCAGAAAAATACGGAGTATCAAAGCAATACATTCACCAGTTATTAAATTCTATAGCGAGTGAACGGGGCAATGTTATAAAAACGCAGGTTGCATATCCAAGGATACGCGTTGAAATGGAGAATCAAAATATCAACGTTTCCAAATTAGCGAAACTATCAGGCGTTTCCTATTATACGGTTCTCGGCGCTATAACCAAAACACGCGAATGTAGAATGAACACATATGCAAAAATCGCAAACGGCCTAGGAATATCCTTATCCGAAATGTTGGAGGAATGACAATGCTCAATAAGGCAATTTTAATGGGCCGCTTGACCCGTGACCCGGAGCTTCGGCACACGCAGAGCAACACGGCGGTAACGTCGTTCCGGCTTGCGATAGACCGAGACCGCAAGGGGCCGAACGGCGAGCGGCAGGCGGATTTCATCGACTGTGTGGCATGGGGCCGTCAAGCGGAGTTCGTGACGCAGTGGTTTGCGAAGGGTACTATGGCGATCGTGGTCGGCCGCATACAGTCTCGCCAATGGCAGGATCAGAACGGCAACAACCGCACCGCTATTGAGGTGAACTGCGATGAAGTTTCCTTCGGCGAGACCAAGAAGCAGCACGAAGGGAAATCGCCGAAGCAGACAGCACCAAACATTGCAGCAAACGAATTTGAAGAGCTTGAGGACGACGGAGAAGATGTACCGTTTTAAGGGGTGAACCGCATGAAGCGAATTAGAGATACCAGCCGAGAGAGCTACTGCAAAATAGATCACCAAACGCGTATACGGCAAATCATCCAAGTGCTTTCAGACGGAGTGCCGCGAAGCGCGTTGGAATGTTCTCAAGCTCTCGGAAAAAACGATCGAAGCTATACGCACCCGCGTATTACAAAATTGGTTAACGACGGTATGGTCAACGAATTGCCCGACCGTGTGTGGTGCAAGGATACCCAGCGTGTAGTACATGCCTATCAAATCAGCGATGCGGGTCGCCGATGGCTGTATAATCTCAAAGGAGGGCAAGATGGCGATTCCGTGGATACAGGTTTATAGCAACCTGACGACACACCCTAAAACATACGCGCTGGCCGATGCGCTACACCTGTCAGGCGGCACGGTAAGCGCCAATATCACAGCGGCGGGAATGCTGCTTGGCATTTGGTCTTGGGCGGCGCAGAACGCGGCGGACGGCAACATATCGGGCTGTTCGTCGCGGGCGCTGGCAGATGCCGCTGGGTGGCGTAAAAAGCCGGAAACGCTGATGCAAGTACTTATATCGTGCGGTTGGGTGGATCGTGATATGGACAAGCGCACGCTGCACGATTGGGAAGAATACGCCGCGCTTTACATGGAGCAGGTAGACAACCAGCGGCGCAAAACAAAGGAAAGGGTGCAGCGTTACAGGGACAAAAAAAGGCAGCAAGACGAACCGAATGTAACGCCAGAAAACCATGATTGTAACGCGGCGTGTAACGTTACAGACACGCCCGGTAACGCATCTACCGTACCTAACCTAACCATACCTAATACTCTTTCTTCACCTACGGTTCAGAAAGAGAAGCGCACAACGCGCCCAAAATTCAAAAAACCCACTGTGGAAGAAATTGCGAATTACTGTCTAGAGCGGAAAAACACGGTGGATGCGCAACGTTTTTTTGACTACTACGAGGCCAATGGCTGGAAGGTCGGCAAGAACGACATGAAGGACTGGCAAGCGACCGTGAGAAATTGGGAGCGGCGCGAAACCGAAAACTCGGCGGGGAAGAAGCCCGGCGCGCCGCCGAACACTACAGGGCAGG
Protein-coding regions in this window:
- a CDS encoding transglutaminase domain-containing protein codes for the protein MKRFGKALIVLGAVACVALYLLYPRFAAARVQNPYEAAAMLETALRAGDTGETVFRTEEIDLDDVYTALEAIYPYSFALRATTRPGGTTALVVEVSRPVRQDEARQYAKTLAQSVVTEDMDETAKLRALHDALIRQCRYDTDTAESERRVGSSAPFAADGALLDHKAVCAGYGRAYAMLCEAVGIRAVYVTSEEMDHGWNAVRLNGTTYYIDCTFDDPVPDRGEYVFSEYFMRTGDELAKTHVWDRSFYERLLDNLG
- a CDS encoding tyrosine-type recombinase/integrase produces the protein MPKDKKKKLYTATYTFEGKRYYVRSSVSQRDADKKAAKAQQEREDGSLLIGDDIRVADYAIRWAKTYKSTTVSDSVYHAYTARIDNHIIPIIGPLKMKNVRPTNLQEIMNNQAGKSKTHCDKLLVTIRAIFHQAVKDGVIRRDPSEDISAPKATDGTHRTITTEERAAALSVAETNRFGLAIKLMLCCGLRPQEAAALRWCDIDQVNRRLMIRHAVKKSGTIGEPKSSAGKRNIPIPPMLWDSFKFPDNLDAFVLTNTRGEYFSYTSMRRAWSIFKREMDLALGAETEKNADGKTKTRYGVPVIVKSVIASDLDMYCFRHTYCTDLESAGVPLNVAKYLMGHSSIVLTSKIYTHMREDTLSSAAEKIAAIGATVGATPKLEKGIKSVQKAGEECEAGMRKVVTK
- the hfq gene encoding RNA chaperone Hfq — protein: MDSKTPVNLQDKLLNAVRKDHTPVTIFLTNGFQIKCTVTGFDSNVIMVLAGGAQEMIYKHAISTIVPQTPVDISVQ
- a CDS encoding helix-turn-helix domain-containing protein; its protein translation is MSEYERIKEIRLHVNLSQAQFGKKIGVSRDVINNLERGRAELKDYMCKLICSEYQIDENWLRTGEGEMTAPLSKDEEFHQLLTEIEFSGDESVREMLQAYWNLEENEKAAIKRLISDLNKK
- a CDS encoding ERF family protein codes for the protein MNLFEKMAAVMQDVQYLAKDNRVEFKSTNYKAISEEKVTSAMRKALLQHGLVVFPVEQERTRVGTITSVDVKYRLQNVDDPEDYVIVASAGDGADTQDKGAGKAMTYAYKYMFLRTFAVPTGEDPDKISSAELDAKTAVEPLVGEVEIETLKKVVRALGAKSANEFKRITGVALKDLPGMTKSQWGVLMAQLNQQMDDAQHKAAMADGDSA
- a CDS encoding HNH endonuclease; the protein is MKSKRTKALEISAAVKRHAYERDKGCCVLCGSPNGLPNAHYIGRAQGGLGIEKNVVTLCPECHREYDQTARREEMRQELRDYLRGFYPDWDENELIYRKWEM
- a CDS encoding helix-turn-helix domain-containing protein, producing MTREQKIDICTMRIDGRTLPYIAEKYGVSKQYIHQLLNSIASERGNVIKTQVAYPRIRVEMENQNINVSKLAKLSGVSYYTVLGAITKTRECRMNTYAKIANGLGISLSEMLEE
- a CDS encoding single-stranded DNA-binding protein translates to MLNKAILMGRLTRDPELRHTQSNTAVTSFRLAIDRDRKGPNGERQADFIDCVAWGRQAEFVTQWFAKGTMAIVVGRIQSRQWQDQNGNNRTAIEVNCDEVSFGETKKQHEGKSPKQTAPNIAANEFEELEDDGEDVPF